One region of Candidatus Omnitrophota bacterium genomic DNA includes:
- a CDS encoding AAA family ATPase, with product MSYYKALALEKEPFSTSPDPAFFFRSQSHESALNRLEITIRLRRGLSVVLGDVGTGKTTLSRTLLQSFHGDDNFIFHMILDPSYKTEFQFLANLAKMFGIKPAFRSTLEFKDAIEKYLFQKGVDENKTIILLIDEGQKLDANQLELLRILLNYETNEYKLLQLVILGQVELLPRIRKIKNFMDRIALKYLINPLDEAETKQMIEFRLKQAGYSAQAPLFTDDAIKYIYEHTQGYPRKIALLCHDCVETVIMDERTAIDREIVQAVIGREVS from the coding sequence TTGAGCTATTATAAAGCGCTTGCCCTTGAGAAAGAACCGTTTTCGACAAGTCCGGACCCCGCCTTTTTCTTCCGTTCCCAATCGCATGAATCGGCCCTCAACAGGCTGGAGATCACGATAAGGTTGAGGCGCGGCCTGAGCGTGGTCCTGGGCGACGTAGGGACGGGAAAGACGACGCTCTCGCGGACATTGTTGCAATCATTCCACGGGGACGATAATTTCATATTCCACATGATCCTCGACCCCAGTTATAAGACGGAATTCCAATTCCTCGCAAACCTCGCGAAGATGTTCGGGATCAAACCGGCATTCAGGTCGACTCTTGAATTCAAGGATGCCATAGAAAAATACCTCTTCCAAAAAGGCGTCGACGAGAACAAGACGATAATCCTCCTCATAGACGAAGGCCAAAAGCTTGACGCCAACCAACTCGAACTCCTTAGGATATTATTGAACTACGAGACCAATGAATACAAGCTCCTGCAGCTTGTCATACTGGGCCAGGTCGAGCTGCTGCCCAGGATAAGGAAGATAAAGAATTTCATGGACAGGATCGCCCTTAAATACCTGATAAATCCCCTGGACGAGGCTGAGACAAAACAGATGATAGAGTTCAGGCTGAAACAGGCGGGTTATTCGGCCCAGGCCCCGCTCTTTACGGACGACGCGATAAAATATATATATGAACATACGCAGGGATATCCGAGGAAGATAGCCTTGCTCTGCCACGATTGCGTGGAGACCGTCATAATGGACGAGAGGACCGCCATAGACCGCGAAATCGTCCAGGCTGTGATAGGCAGGGAGGTAAGTTAA
- a CDS encoding MerR family transcriptional regulator, translating to MSAHNLYLVKDLARLTGLSIETVKYYLKIRLISEVGRSPETNFRYFDESTINRLNRIISLRRDKYPIKKILELLEPGRASS from the coding sequence ATGAGCGCTCATAACCTATATTTAGTTAAAGATTTAGCAAGATTGACCGGACTTTCCATAGAAACGGTGAAATATTATCTCAAAATAAGGCTTATCTCTGAGGTAGGCAGGAGCCCTGAGACGAATTTCAGATATTTTGATGAATCTACTATAAACAGGCTGAACAGGATAATAAGTTTAAGACGGGATAAATACCCGATAAAGAAGATCCTCGAACTACTGGAACCCGGAAGGGCCTCAAGTTGA
- the pilO gene encoding type 4a pilus biogenesis protein PilO, producing MTLLNLSGRESKLFYLTLAVIVAWAAQAFILKPVSTKWKRLNDEIAADTLKLEKSERLIGRTGPITGDYEKAASALRMAGSAEEEMAKFLTEIESLANTTGVHINEIKPLPTKKFSLYRKFYAGLELEGDMIQISDFMRKVQNSAHLLAIDRLSLNPKQARSNILRCGIVISKIAIH from the coding sequence ATGACATTATTAAACCTCAGCGGCCGGGAGAGCAAGCTTTTTTATCTTACGTTGGCGGTGATAGTCGCATGGGCCGCCCAGGCGTTCATCTTAAAACCGGTCTCGACAAAATGGAAGCGGCTTAACGATGAGATAGCCGCGGACACCCTCAAACTGGAAAAGAGCGAGCGCCTCATCGGCAGGACAGGGCCGATAACCGGCGATTATGAAAAAGCCGCGTCGGCCCTCAGGATGGCCGGTTCGGCGGAAGAGGAGATGGCTAAATTCCTCACCGAGATCGAATCCCTCGCGAATACGACCGGAGTCCACATAAACGAGATAAAACCCCTGCCCACGAAAAAATTCAGCCTTTACAGGAAGTTTTACGCCGGCCTCGAGCTGGAAGGGGACATGATACAGATATCAGATTTTATGCGAAAAGTGCAGAATTCCGCTCATCTGCTGGCTATCGATAGATTATCGCTGAATCCGAAACAGGCCCGCTCTAACATCCTCAGGTGCGGTATCGTAATTTCCAAAATAGCTATCCATTAA